A segment of the Limisphaera ngatamarikiensis genome:
CTCCGCCTTGTACCAGCTCCACGGAATCTGTCAATACCGCACCCGCATTTTTTTCGAACAGGGTCTCTGCCAGAAGCTTGCGCCCGCCCGATGGTCCACAAAGGCATGATGATCCCGGAGAACAAACGCTGAACCGTGCGGCGGAGCTGCAATTACCAGGAGGGGCACACTCTCCTGTGTCCGCTCCCCGCCAACCTCATAAGCCCCGCTTCCTCCCACCCTGTCGAATTTGGGAGGGGCCCCGCAGGGTTGGAACACCCCGGGAGGGGCACAGTCCTCTGTCCCGATATTCTTGCGGACGGCGGGGACGCCGTCCCTCCCGGCCTGCAGGAGCTCGCAAGGGCAGTGGCCGATCGAGTGGCGCTGCAGGTTCGGCGCGGGCCCCGGTGTCTGCCTTTCCTTGCGGACCGCAGGGACACGGTCCCTCCCAATGGACCCTGTGGGAGGGGCACAGTCCTCTGTGCCCGTCGGACATTGCCCCCAAATACACGGCACCTCACGGATCAGCAGGTGTCCCAGAATGCCCTCAGTTCCCCGATAGGTCGGGAGGGGCACGGTCCCCCGTGCCCGCCCATGCGGCGGCTGACGCCGCCCTACAGGGTCGCCGTCCCCGGCGACTAAAAATATTGGGCCCGGGATCGCCCACCGGGAGGGGCATGGTCCTACGTGCCCGATGTTCTTGCGGACGGCGGGGACGCGGTCCCTTCCAACCTGTCGGCGATCGTAAGCGCACCCCCCGATCGGGGCGCGCTGCAGGTTCGGCACGAACCCTGTGGTCTGGCTTTTCTAGGAGACCGCGGCGGCACGGTCCCACCCAACGGACCCTGTGGGAGGGGCGGAGTCCTCTTCGCCCGCCATGCTTGCCCGCATGTGTTTATCCCTGCCTATTCATCTCTTACGTGCACACGCCAGCCTTTCTCGGACGGCGCTCAATCACCTTTTCCTACCTCGAACTCTTTCTTAATCTTTGAAAGCCTTTCTTCACTCATGGGTGTCACTGTGCCATCTTTACTTCTTTCAAATCCCTCCACCGGTATTCCGTTGTCACCAATCAGGATCAAGGTTTCAAAGAATCCGTCGCCGTCCTCGTCTCCCTCCATGGCCAGGCATTTACCTTGATGATGATAACCGCGAACGGTGACATTACTAATCTTATCCACCGTGGATCCAAATACCATTTTTCCGTTCCGAAAGCACTTCACGAGCACCAGATTGATCTCTCCATCATCACGCGTACTCACCTCTACGCGTCGCGATACCAGTTCTCCGCTCACAAAGGTCTCCGTGATGCGCCTGTAATATCCGCGTTCTCGGTCCTCCGTCACCTTGGTCTCGGTCGTTTCCTCCCCAAGAGCAGACCTTTGCTGGGGCACCGTCGCTAGCATACAACTGACGAATACGAATACTGCAGCCACTGCGGCCTTACGCGCTCCACTCATGTTGTATACCTCCTATCTCAGAATGCTGCGCATATGGAATAACACGAGAAGTGTCCAATACCCCCAACAATGTGTGGAAAACTACATTTGATCTGCCGGCAACACAGCTCACAACTGTCTTGCTCGGGTTTACGAGCGAATGCTGAGCATAACTCAGCCGCCTCTTTCATCTTATCGCAACCCTCTTTCGCCTGGGATAGCAGGATAAAGATCCGAATCATTTGAGCAGCGGACTTAGCTGCTTCAGGGGGCCAGTCATCCGCGTTTGCGATTGCCGCCGCTAAAGTATCAGCTGCCGTTCTGAACAAATCCTTCACCGGGTTCGGTCGGTTGGCGCAGCATGACTTGCATGCCTGATCGTCCTTCTTGGGTTTATCATCTTTATTGCGTTTAGCAGCCTCGAGTCCCAAAAAGTCCACGTGATTAATCGGGTCTTGGTTCACGAAATCGTAGTGGGCAAGGCCCGCCCGGGTTGGCCGCGGATGGAAGCTTCCGGCTTCTTGGCGCTTGTCAAGCATGGCGCTTTTGTTCCGCTGGATTGTGCGGAGTGAGCCGTTAAGGATTGGAGCACCCAGCATCCCTACTTCTCCACCCGTCTTCGAACTCTCAAAGATGAGGGCAAACCCCGGTTCCCCGAGCGGATCCCTGCTCAACCACCGCCCTATGCTGGGTGAATAGGCCCGGTATTCGTACAGCACCAGGCCCGTGCCGTCCTCCGTCCGCTTCGTGCTGAACCGGAACGGATTTGAAGCGGCCACAGTACCCGTCAACCGTAACGGCTCCCCAAACGGTCCATACTCGTACCGCGCAGTCTCGGTACCGGTGCTCGCGGACACCAGGGTCCACACGTTCCCGTTGCCGTCGTACGTCACAAAGTGCACGCCCGCAGTAGCCCCACCACTCAACCGCACCCACAACAACCCGCCCACTCCACCGGCTTCGTCCAGGCTTTCCGAAACATCCGATCCCCACACGTACGACCGCACCAAGGCGTGGTTCGTCGCGTTCAACTCCACAACGTGCCGCCCAAACAGCTCCGGATCACTCATCAGCTTCAGATCCTCCACCACCTGCCACGTGCTGTTGGTCCAGACGTAGCGCACCTGCCGTACCCGACGCCCCAACGCATCGTACGTCCAGTCCACCCGACGCAGATCCACACTGCCCCAGCTCATCACGCGCACCAGCCGGTTCTCAGCATCCCAACTGTACACCCACCGACCATCCCGGACAAGATTCCCGTCCAGGTCGTGGACGAGCAGCTCCGGCGTCTGCACCACCACCGCCGACCGCACCTCCCCCTGCAGCCGGTCCGATCGGTCCAGAGGC
Coding sequences within it:
- a CDS encoding RHS repeat domain-containing protein encodes the protein MPLDRSDRLQGEVRSAVVVQTPELLVHDLDGNLVRDGRWVYSWDAENRLVRVMSWGSVDLRRVDWTYDALGRRVRQVRYVWTNSTWQVVEDLKLMSDPELFGRHVVELNATNHALVRSYVWGSDVSESLDEAGGVGGLLWVRLSGGATAGVHFVTYDGNGNVWTLVSASTGTETARYEYGPFGEPLRLTGTVAASNPFRFSTKRTEDGTGLVLYEYRAYSPSIGRWLSRDPLGEPGFALIFESSKTGGEVGMLGAPILNGSLRTIQRNKSAMLDKRQEAGSFHPRPTRAGLAHYDFVNQDPINHVDFLGLEAAKRNKDDKPKKDDQACKSCCANRPNPVKDLFRTAADTLAAAIANADDWPPEAAKSAAQMIRIFILLSQAKEGCDKMKEAAELCSAFARKPEQDSCELCCRQIKCSFPHIVGGIGHFSCYSICAAF